The following proteins come from a genomic window of Salvia hispanica cultivar TCC Black 2014 chromosome 4, UniMelb_Shisp_WGS_1.0, whole genome shotgun sequence:
- the LOC125220121 gene encoding F-box protein At5g03100-like gives MLMEEKADPISRLPNEIQHHIMSKVPLKEAVQISSLSTSWRSLMSPSRLTLSSNQELKQIIQSLSESAAFRTLTLHLDAASTVCTLGANGELHLDFSQHKQHPSLSQFGLIIKQTISPLSRPTFSVIKTLHLRSISRLVGETVSDLCSSWSSIESLKIEKCSGLQSIEIESSQCLKNLEVSDCPSIARIVLASAPNLNSLSYKGAFTLVQLLNVPNLERAALDFRDGLGGNEFNCDDSLSILYSVKDIESLQLSSWLIEALCCAGVIFSKLDFQFSRLKDLKVMCSQISAKTRDSFTCFLHIAPALEELQLIRMEEGLSSSVEFPLSQHQNWHEPHLWKDYASVKDEACRLKHMKKIKMKGFSMGRDELLWVDLLLHNGINLREMVVDDIWRVARVPRTQLHCIKPQYLIIPCHHIHSYSLLIADSIPKF, from the exons ATGCTAATGGAAGAAAAAGCTGATCCGATCAGCAGGTTGCCTAACGAAATCCAGCACCACATAATGTCAAAGGTTCCTCTAAAAGAAGCAGTTCAAATCAGCAGTTTATCCACATCGTGGAGGAGTCTAATGAGCCCTTCCCGCCTCACCCTCTCATCCAATCAAGAGTTGAAGCAGATCATCCAATCCCTCTCCGAATCCGCCGCTTTTCGCACACTCACGCTCCATCTCGACGCTGCTTCCACCGTCTGCACCCTAGGAGCCAACGGCGAACTCCACCTCGACTTCTCACAACACAAGCAACATCCATCATTATCACAATTCGGTTTGATCATCAAACAAAccatctctcctctctctcgtCCTACCTTCTCTGTTATCAAGACTCTGCACCTCAGATCCATCTCCCGTCTCGTGGGGGAGACGGTCAGCGACCTCTGCTCGAGCTGGTCGTCTATAGAGAGCCTGAAGATCGAGAAATGCAGCGGATTACAGAGCATTGAGATCGAATCGAGCCAgtgtttaaaaaatttggagGTCTCTGACTGTCCCAGCATTGCTAGAATAGTATTGGCGTCTGCTCCGAACCTCAACTCCTTGTCGTATAAGGGAGCTTTCACGCTTGTTCAGCTTCTCAACGTTCCGAATTTGGAACGAGCAGCGTTGGATTTCAGAGATGGCTTGGGCGGGAACGAGTTTAACTGCGATGATTCTCTGTCTATTCTCTATTCCGTCAAAGACATCGAGTCGCTTCAGCTCAGCAGTTGGCTGATTGAGGCTCTGTGCTGCGCTGGAGTGATATTTTCCAAGCTGGATTTCCAGTTCAGCCGGCTCAAGGATTTGAAGGTCATGTGCTCCCAAATCAGCGCCAAAACGCGCGATTCGTTCACCTGTTTCTTGCACATCGCTCCGGCCTTGGAGGAACTACAACTCATCAGA ATGGAGGAGGGATTGAGTAGTAGTGTGGAGTTTCCGTTGAGTCAGCACCAGAATTGGCACGAGCCGCATCTGTGGAAGGATTACGCGAGTGTCAAGGACGAGGCGTGTAGGCTCAAACACATGAAGAAGATCAAGATGAAGGGGTTCAGCATGGGAAGAGATGAGCTGCTGTGGGTGGATCTTTTGCTCCACAATGGGATCAATTTGAGAGAGATGGTTGTTGATGATATTTGGAGGGTGGCGAGAGTTCCACGTACTCAGCTCCACTGCATCAAACCTCAATACTTGATCATTCCTTGCCATCATATTCATTCCTACTCCCTCTTAATTGCGGATTCAATTCCCAAATTTTGA
- the LOC125223087 gene encoding serine/threonine-protein kinase AFC1: protein METQRVVEFPHRSMDQRPRKRPRLTCDLMPTVPPAPPKILPTVYCAQEFGAVPSYACSSIYYKGIPRNGSPPWRLDDKDGHYVFAIGENLTPRYRILSKMGEGTFGQVLECLDNERKEIVAIKVVRSIQKYREAAMIEIDVLQKLGRHDICGTRCVQIRNWFDYRNHICIVFEKLGPSLYDFLRKNSYRSFPIDLVREFGRQLLESVAFMHDLRLIHTDLKPENILLVSSEYIKVPDYKFLSRSAKDGPYFKNLPKSSAIKLIDFGSTTFEHQDHTYVVSTRHYRAPEVILGLGWNYPCDMWSIGCILVELCSGEALFQTHENLEHLAMMERVLGPLPPNMIMRADRRTEKYFRRGTRLDWPEGATSRESMRAVWKLPRLPNLIMQHVDRSAGDLIDLLQGLLRYEPSERLKAREALGHPFFTRDLRRFGYL, encoded by the exons ATGGAGACACAGAGAGTGGTGGAATTTCCTCATAGGAGCATGGATCAAAGGCCTCGGAAACGACCTCGTTTGACATGCGATCTGATGCCGACTGTCCCTCCTGCTCCTCCAAAG ATTCTTCCAACTGTATACTGTGCCCAAGAGTTTGGGGCTGTCCCTAGTTACGCATGTTCGTCAATATATTATAAAGGGATTCCGCGTAATGGTTCTCCACCTTGGAGACTTGATGATAAAGATGGGCACTATGTGTTTGCTATTGGAGAGAACTTAACTCCTCGTT ACAGGATACTAAGTAAAATGGGTGAAG GGACTTTTGGGCAAGTTTTAGAATGTCTGGACAATGAAAGGAAAGAGATAGTTGCTATCAAAGTTGTTCGTTCCATACAAAAGTACCGGGAAGCAGCAATGATTGAAATTGATGTCTTACAGAAACTAGGAAGGCATGATATCTGCGGTACACG TTGTGTGCAAATACGGAATTGGTTTGACTATCGTAATCATATTTGTATT GTGTTTGAGAAGCTTGGTCCAAGCTTGTATGATTTTCTACGCAAAAATAGCTATCGTTCATTTCCCATTGATCTTGTTCGGGAGTTTGGCAGACAACTTTTGGAATCTGTCGCAT TTATGCATGATCTTCGCCTGATTCACACCGATTTAAAACCAGAAAATATTCTTCTGGTGTCCTCAGAATATATTAAAGTTCCAGACTATAAG TTTCTATCAAGATCTGCAAAAGATGGTCCCTACTTCAAAAATCTACCTAAATCAAGCGCTATAAAGCTTATTGATTTTGGAAGTACTACTTTTGAGCATCAAGATCACACCTATGTAGTGTCTACACGCCATTATCGTGCACCAGAGGTTATTCTCG GTCTTGGATGGAACTACCCCTGCGATATGTGGAGTATAGGTTGCATACTTGTTGAACTGTGCTCT GGTGAAGCTCTTTTCCAGACTCATGAGAACTTGGAACATCTTGCAATGATGGAAAGGGTGCTTGGACCACTACCTCCAAATATGATCATGCGAGCCga TCGTCGGACTGAGAAATATTTCAGAAGGGGTACAAGACTGGATTGGCCAGAGGGCGCCACCTCCAGAGAAAGTATGAGGGCAGTCTGGAAATTGCCCCGACTTCCG AACCTTATCATGCAGCATGTGGATCGCTCGGCTGGAGATTTGATTGATCTTCTTCAAGGACTTCTACGTTATGAACCTTCAGAACGGCTGAAGGCAAGAGAAGCTTTAGGGCACCCGTTTTTTACGAGGGACCTCAGGCGATTTGGATATCTGTAA
- the LOC125224044 gene encoding uncharacterized protein LOC125224044, with protein sequence MGSESSAQYIHKVQHLIEECIVFNMSKEECMDALSKYANIKPVITSTVWKELEKENKEFFEAYAKRREERGASQTETNESIHNILLASSKKDDNNGE encoded by the exons ATGGGATCAGAATCCTCTGCGCAATACATCCACAAG GTACAACACCTAATAGAAGAGTGCATCGTATTCAACATGAGCAAAGAGGAATGCATGGATGCTCTCTccaaatatgcaaatataaaGCCTGTCATTACTTCTACCG TGTGGAAGGAGCTGGAGAAAGAGAACAAGGAGTTCTTCGAAGCGTACGCGAAGCGAAGAGAGGAAAGAGGCGCATCTCAAACGGAGACAAATGAAAGCATCCACAATATACTTTTGGCCTCTTCCAAGAAAGATGACAACAATGGTGAATAG